The Tissierella sp. genome includes the window AATTTTGAAGACAAGTTTATTTTCTTGAAAGAATTAGATAATAATCAAAGTCTTGAAGGATTTTTATTTCCATCAACATATGAAATTTATATTGGTTCATCAGAAGAAGAAATAATAGAAAAAATGCTAAATGAATTCGATAAAATATATAAGAAAGATATAGAACCAAGGCTAAAAGATATTGATTTAACTTTAAACGAGGCTATTACCCTTGCATCCATAGTAGAGAGAGAGGGTAAAGTGGATAAAGAGAGACCCTTAATGTCTGCAGTATTTCACAATAGACTAGACCAAGGAATGATGTTGCAATCATGTGCGACTGTTCAATATATTTTAGGGGAAAGAAAAGAAGTTCTAAGTAACGAAGATACTAGAACTCCATCCCCATATAATACCTATATTCACGAAGGTTTGCCGCCAGCACCAATAGCATCACCGGGTAAAGCTTCTTTAATTGCAGCAGTGCAACCAGCAGATGTAGATTATTTATTCTTTGTACTAACAGGGAATGATGGCACTCATACATTTACTACTACTTATAAAGATCATTTAAATGCTAAACCAAAGAAATAAAGAGGATGATAAAATTGAGTCAGATAAACGAAGAGTATATTGAAGGCTATATACGAGGTTTGTTGCCCGATAATAATTGTAATCTAAAAGCAATGGAAAAATACGCAGAAGATAATCATGTTCCTATTGTTCAGCCTGAAGTGGCGCAATTATTAAAGGTTTTATTAAAGATTAAATGTCCAAAGAATATATTGGAGATAGGCACTGCAATTGGATACTCTGCTTTAATTATGGCAGAAAATACATCTGTTGAATGCAAAATTACTACTATCGAACGGCGAAAAGATATGATAGAATTAGCAATAGAAAATATATCTAAAACTAAGTATCTGGAAAGAATTAAAATATTAGAGGGAGAAGCAGAAGATATATTATCTACTTTAGAAGAAAAATATGATTTTATATTTCTAGATGCTGCTAAAGGTCAATATATGGATTTTTTCAAAGAATGTATAAGGTTACTTAATCCAGGCGGTATTATTGTCTCAGATAACGTTCTTTATAAGGGAATGGTTGCAACAGATGACCTTGTTATAAGAAGGAAAAAGACCATAGTAAAAAGACTTAGACAATTTCTACAATATATAAATCATATAGAAGGTTATACATCTTCCATAATTCCAATTGGTGATGGAATAGCAATAACTTATAGAGAGGAGTAACATTTTGAATAATATAGAACTATTAGCTCCAGCAGGAGATTTAGAAAAGTTAAAAATGGCAATTACTTACGGTGCAGATGCAGTATATCTTGGAGGAGATAGCTTTGGCCTTAGGAAGGCGTCAAAGAATTTTTCAATTGATCAAATCGAGGAAGGAATAAGATTTGCTCATGAAAGAGGAAAAAAAGTATATATTACATTGAACATCGTCCCTCATGATGAGGATATGAATGGTCTAGAGGAATATGTAACTAAGCTTCATGAAATAAATACAGATGCAGTTATTGTTTCTGATCCGGGAATGTTTTCTATAATTAAGAGGACAGTGCCTAACTTACCTATTCATTTAAGTACTCAGGCTTCCGTAACTAATTATGAAACAATAATGTTTTGGTATAATCTTGGAATAAGGAGAATAGTCCTCGCTAGGGAATTGTCTTTTAAAGAAATAGAGGCTATGACTGATAGGCTTCCAAAGGATTTAGAAATTGAAACCTTTGTACATGGAGCAATGTGCATGTCATATTCAGGTAGATGTCTAATAAGCAACTATATGACTGGTAGAGATTCCAATAGAGGAGATTGTGCCCATGGATGTAGATATAAATACAATCTAGTTGAAGAAAAGAGACCAGGAGAATATTTTCCAGTTTATGAAGATGAAGATGGAACATTTATTATGAATTCAAAGGACCTTTGCATGATAGAGTATATTCCTGAGTTGGTTAAATCTGGTATTGTTAGTTTTAAAATTGAAGGTAGAGTAAAGAGTTCTTACTATGTAGCCACTGTAATTAGAGCATATAGAATGGCCATAGATGAATATCTTAAAAATCCAGAAAACTATAAATACGATGATAAATGGTTACATGAAATAAAGAAAGCTAGTCATAGAGATTTTACTACAGGTTTTTATTTTGGAAAGCCAAGTACTGATGCCCAAGTATATACAACATCGTCTTATATTAGAGGTTATGATTTTGTTGGACTTATTTTAGATTATGATGAGGAAACTAAGATTGCAACTGTAGAGCAAAGAAATAGAATGTTTGTAGGTGAGACTATTGAAGTATTTGGACCAAAGAAAGAGTACTTTAGTCAAACTATTGAAAAAATGTGGGATGAAGAAGGAACTGAAATAGATGTGGCACCTCATCCACAGCAAATAGTGAAAATTCTCATGGCAGAACCTGTAAATAAAATGGATATGATTAGAAAGGGAAGGGAGGATGAGTAAGATTGAAAAGACCAATACTCATAGGAATAACAGGTGGGACAGGCTCGGGAAAATCTACTGTATCTAAAGAAATCTTTAAATCAATCCATGAAAAGAAAATTTGTATAATTGAGCAAGATTCATATTATAAGGATCAATCTAACTTAACCTATGAGGAAAGAGTTAAAACAAATTATGATCATCCTTTTGCTTTTGATAATGAACTATTAGTTGAACATTTAAAATGTTTATTAAGTAGCAAATCCATAGAAAAGCCCATATATGATTTTGAGAAGCATACTAGAAAAATAGACACAATAACCGTAGAACCTAAAGATATAATAATATTAGAGGGTATTTTAATATTATCTGAAAAAGATATACGCGACTTATTAGATATCAAAATATTTGTAGATACTGATTCTGATGTAAGGGTTATTAGAAGAATACTAAGAGATATTAAAGATAGAGGTAGAACTCTTGATTCTGTGATATTCCAGTATATGGAAACAGTAAGACCAGCACATCTTCAATTTATTGAACCTACTAAAAGATATGCAGATATTATAATACCAGAAGGCGGATACAATAAGGTAGCTATAGATATAATAGTAGCTAAAATAAATGCAATATTAAATAATTAGTTTTAATCTCCCTGAAAGTGGAAACACTAACTAGGGAGGTTTTTTTATGGCAAGATCTAAGAAGAATGTAATTCATACTAGAATAAAGCTATTTAAATATATTAGTTCTATAGTCTTTTTAGTACTATTGATAAGGCTATATGATTTACAAGTAAATGATAAGGAAAACCTTAAGTTGCAAGGATTAAGACAGAGGAGTACTGAAATAAATTTAAGCTCCAAAAGAGGAATAATATATGATCGAAATTTGATTCCAATGACAAATATAGAAAAGACTAAAACATTAATTGCTTCAAAAGGAGAAATATTAAAAAATGAAGAGCTTTTGGATAAAATTGTAAAAAATACGAGTTTATCTATTAATGAATTGAATATAATACTGAATTCTCCAGAAAAATTAGCATATATTCCATTAAAAAAAGTAATAGATATTGAAGATGCAAATAATATATTTATACTTGATATTGTAGATAGATATTCAAAATCCAATTTATTATCTCATGTTATTGGATATGTAAATAAAGCAGAAAATAAGGGAGAATATGGGATAGAAAAGATATATGATGAATTTTTGAGTAAATCAGATAAAGCTTCCTTGTTTATAGAATATGACAAAAGAAGGTCTTTAATTCTTGGATCTGCTTACCATGTAGATAATACTATAGACTCTGAAGATCCTGCTGGTGTTCAATTAACAATAGATTCAAAAATACAGCAAATAGTAGAAGAAATCCTTGATAAGAATAATATTAAAGGAGCTGTTATAGTATCAGAAGTAAGTTCAGGAGAGATATTATCATTAGTTAGTAGGCCGAATTTTGATCAAGATAATATTGCTGATTACTTCAATAAAGATGATATGGCATTATATAACAAAGCAATACAAGTATCATATCCTCCTGGCTCAATTTTTAAAATTGTGGTTCTTTTAGCAATCTTAGAAGAAAATCCTACCTATTTAAACCACCAATTTTACTGTAATGGATACGAGAATATTAATTCATTAACAATAAAATGCAATAGTACTCATGGTCATATATCTTTAAAAGATGGTTTTGCCAAATCATGCAATTCAGTTTTTATTCAGATAGGCAAAGAAATTGGATCTAAGAAAATAATAGATATGGCCAAAACCTTAGGTCTTGGTGAGAAGATAAATATTGGACTCATTGAAGAAGTAGAAGGTTCACTACCAGAAGGAGAAGAATTATTGGGACCTGCAATAGGAAATATATCCATTGGTCAGGGAAAGATAGAAACCACTCCATTACAAATTTCGAATTTACTATTGATTATTGCAAACAATGGTATCCAAAAGGATATGACAATAGTTCAAGGCATTACTACAAAGGATGGAAAAATAATTAAAAGATATAATAAAAATGAAAATGAAATGCTAATAAGCAATTACTCAGCTGAAGTAGTACAGGAATTATTGGAGGAAGTAATGTTAACAGGAACTGCCAGAGCAATAAATCTAAATGATATTGGTGGAGCAGCAGGTAAAACTGGATCAGCTGAAGGGCTATTAAGAGGAGAAGAAACAATCCATGGTTGGTTTGCAGGATATTATCCTAGAAAAAATCCCAAGTATGTAATTACTGTATTAGTAGAAGAGGCAAATTCAGGATCAAAATCTGCAGCTCCAGTATTTAAGAATATTTGTGAAGAAATATATAGGTTAAATTATTAGGACTTGCACAAAACTAACTCCATTTACATATATTTATATATGAGTAATGGGGGTGAAAAGTTTGAAAAATATGCTTTTATTGGTTCTAAGCATTGTATTAAGACCATTTGTAATTCTCTGTGGTTATATGATCAACTCGAATTCTTTTCCGAAACCACTCTCTAGTGATGAAGAAAAAATGTTTTTAGATCTTTATTCAAAAGGAGATGAAAGAGCAAGAAATGTGTTAATAGAAAGAAACTTAAGATTAGTAGCCCATATTGTAAAAAAATATAATAACACTGGTAAAGATACGGATGATCTAATCTCTATAGGAACCATAGGATTAATTAAAGCGATATCAACTTATAACCCTACAAAAGGAACAAGACTTGCTACATATGCTGCTAGATGTATTGAAAATGAAATTCTCATGACAATACGTTCAGCAAAAAAGACTAAGGTAGAATTATCTTTATACGAACCAATTGGTATGGATAAAGAAGGAAACGAGATAAACTTATTGGATATATTGGGTTCAGATGTAGATGAAGTTCTAGATGAGGTACATTTAAAACTGCAAGTCAAAAACTTATATAAAGCTATAAACCAAACTTTGAAAGATAGAGAAAAAGTTATAATTGAGCTTAGATATGGACTTATTGATGGATCTTGTAAAACTCAGAGAGAAATAGCTGCAATGTTAGGGATTTCTCGATCTTATGTATCTAGAATTGAAACAAGAGCACTTGGTAAGCTAAATAAAGTTTTAATGAATAAATAAAATAATCTAGATGAATTATATAATCCCCCTAATATAAAAAGGATTAAGCAGCCTTCCTTCGATAGAATATCGAACTTAGGCTGCTTAATTACTTCCTTTAAATAACTTAACATTTTTCAAAATTTACAATTTGATTATTATTTGAATTATCTAATCTTTTCTTATCTTATCGGAGCTGTTATTCTTCTAATTATATCTTCTACTTCTGTAGCAAATCCAGATATTGGATTCCCATTGTTTATTCTTGTATTCATGTTCTTAATTCTAGTATTAATATTAGGGTCAGCGGTTACTTGTATAGTTTCTATATTTCTATCAGCAACCTTTACAGCAGCATCTATTTTTTGTTTAAGATTAGAACTTATAGTTCTGTTATTATTGTTGCTTAAATTACATCCAACTACAGCAGTATTTCCATTAATTAAAACTGAAGCACTTTCTACCTCTGGTAATGCTGCTACTCTTTTAGCTATAGCGTTTGCTCTAGTTCCTAAATTGTTAGTGTTAGTAGTTAGATTATTGTTGTTAGTAGCTAGATTATTATTGTTAATCATACCTAAATCACTATTGGTGTTATTTCTTACCATTCCATTGTTAAGATTTAGGTCATTACCTAACATCCCATTATTTAGATTATCTCTCCTACCATTGTTTAGGCTGGTATTTAATCTATTATTGGTATTGCCATCATTCATCCAACGGTTGTTAGCATTATTAGGTAATCTTGCCTGTGTAGACATATTTCCCATTCTGCCATTAGTACCACATCCTGCTACTGCTGCTACCAAAATTAAAGATAAAACTATTAGACTTATTTTATTTTTTTTCAAATTATCCACCTCCTAAGAATAGTCTTACACATAATAGATATATTATTTAGACTAATTTTTATCCAATTTGTATAATCTAACCAACTTTTTAAATTTATGTTTATTCATTAGTGTAATTATGAGCATAAACGAGTGTTCTCTATTATTTGCCAAAATATGATGCTATAATTTTTATAATTAGGAGGTATTTTATGAACATAACATATGAAACTAATCTTTATTGTTTAATTGGTAATCCCATAGAAAAATCCTTATCTCCAATAATACATAATAGTATTTTTGAAATTTTTGATAGAAATTGTGTATATCTATCATTTAATATTAATGGAGAAGATTTAGAAAATACTATTAATGCTTTTAGGGCAATGAAAGTAAAAGGGTTTAATGTAACAATTCCACATAAAAAAAATATAATAAAATATTTAGATGATATAACTACAGAAGCTAAAATAATGGGAGCTGTTAATACTGTAAAGAATGAAAATGGTAAATTTGTTGGTTACAATACAGATGGAGAAGGTTTTATTCAAACTTTTTCTAATAATAACATAGATTTAAAGGATAAAAATATTCTACTTTTAGGTTCAGGTGGCGCTGCATTTTCTATTGGAGTAACATTAGCTATGCAAGACATAAATAGCATATATATAGGAAATAGAAATATAGAGTCTTGCATTTTACTTAAAGAAAAGATTAACTCAATAAATAATAAAATTATAACTAATGTAGATAATTTACAACTCGAAAATATAGATAAAAAATCCATTGATATTATTATTAATTCCACACCTATAGGTATGTATCCTATGGAAGATATGTCTCCTATAGAATTAAATGGATATTCTAAAGAAACCATTGTTTACGATATAGTATATAAGCCACTGGAAACAAAACTACTATACGAATCAAAATTAAAGGGTTTTAAGGTTTTTTCGGGTATATCAATGCTATTAAATCAAGCTATTTTAAGTCAAAAAATTTGGTTTGATCTAAAAGAAATTAATTTTAAAATAATTGAAAAACTAGCAGGAAATTTAAGCTCTTATGTCGAATAGTATAATAAATCATAATATTTTGAATTTACATTAATTCCTATATATTTTTACTAAACTTAAGAGGTGAGAATATGGCAAATACAAAATTGAAACTAGGGGAACTTTTAGTTTCTGCTGGAAAATCAACAGAAGAGCAATTAGGCATACCTCATGTAGATTTAGACAAATATCCAATTAATGCAAAGGTAGCAACGATTATTCCGGAAATTATAGTTAGAAGATACGAACTTATTGCAATCGATAAACATGAGGAAGTACTGGTTGTGGCAATGGTTGATCCATTAAATATATTTGCACTAGATGATGTAAGATTATTTGTTAAATCGGAGATTCAGCCAGTTATTGCCAATAAAGAAAAGTTACTTAAAGTTGTAGATGAGTTTTACAGTAGTCATATTGCAATAAAGGTATTAGAAGAATTTGAAGACAATTATTCCCCAATAAACACTGATGATATCCAAAATCAAGAATTACTTGAGGTAACTTCAGCTCCAATTGTAAAATTACTTAATTCAATAATCGAACAAGCTGTAAGGGATAGAGCTAGTGATATACATATAGAGCCAAATGCAGATGATATAAGGGTAAGATTTCGTATTGATGGAGAGCTTAATGAAATAATGACTTTAGCTCGCCATAGCTTGTCTCCTATAATAACAAGGATAAAGATAATGGGTAAGATGAATATTGCAGAAAAAAGAATATCCCAAGATGGTAGAGTAGAGACAATGATAAATAATAAAGAAATAGATATGAGAATTTCAACTTTGCCTACAATATATGGGGAGAAAACAGTAATAAGATTATTGGATAGATCTAACTTTGGTTATTCAAAAGAATCACTAGGATTCAGTAATAAAGATCTGGAAAGATTTGATAATATCCTGGCTCAACCTTATGGAATGATTTTGGTTACTGGACCTACTGGAAGTGGAACGGTATTTAGATAGTTTTATATCTTTATTAGTAAAGAATTGTATTCCTAATAATTCATCCTCACCATTCCAATATATTTTATCCACTATAGTTTGAATAAAGCATTTTTTCTGCTCATTGTCTAATTCATTTGCTAGTTTCGCAAAGTTGACAATATTGTTTACAACAAAATTTACATTATCAGATTCTTTTTTAGTTTTTTCATTTGATTTTTCTAGCTCAATTATCTCTTCTTTGATTTTTTGTAACTCTTTATCTTTATTTTCAATTTGAGGAAGTATGTAATTTGACGCAATAGAATTTTTAGGTAATTCATTGACCAATATGTCTATTTCATTTAAAAGTTCTTTTTTACGGTTTTCTAACTTATTTATAATATTTCTATTATTATCATTTTCATCATCTTTATTTATTTCTTTCATTTTTTTCAAAAATATCTCTTTTGATTGTGATAATTCCAGTATTTTTTCTATAATTGTATAATCAATATCAATTCCATTGACATTAGGATTGTTACATTTATCCATACCCGATGCAGTTTTTAAATTACAAACATAATAATGAGGTGATGTGCCATCTTCTCTTTTACGACCATACATTATATTCATAGCAGACCCACAGTGAGCACACTTTAAAATACCACCTAATAGTGCAACTGTAGAAGTGCCGGTTCTTGTAATTTCCATATTATTTACATCTAATTGTTTTTGTACTTCTAACCATTTATCTGGATTTATAGTCCCGATATGCTTTGCAACAGCACCTATCCATTCGCTTTTATCATTCTTCATACCTTTCCCATTTATTTTATTGTATATGAGAATACCTCTTTGGCCATTCAATCTGTCTTTTCCTGCAATTGAAATACCTCTATCTTCTAAGTAATCAGATATTTCCTCGTTAGCCTTAGAATAAGCTGGGTTTCTTAATATATCAGATATAACTCTAGTAGAAAAATAAGCATCATTTTTAGTTTTATAATTGTTTTGTATTAAGAATTTTCGAACTTGATGAATCGAACCTAACTCTAAATACTTATCATAAAAAAACTCTACCAAATCCATTTCTTTACTTATTGGTTTTAACTTTGTTAGTGACTTCTCTTTATAATCCTTATCTAAATATGGTACTTTTTCCGATTCAAATCCCAAAGGAGGAACTCCGCCAAGCCATCTTCCAGTTGTGGCTAATTGAAGCATATTGTCTTTAATTCTCTCAGATATGGTTTCTCTTTCTAATTGAGAAAAGACACTAGCTATATACATCATAGCCCTTCCCATTGGTGTAGATGTATCAAATTGCTCTTTAATTGATACAAAAGCTATATTATAATTATTTAATTCTTCTATAGTAGATGAAAAATCAGCAACATCTCTAGAAACTCTATCTAACCTATAACAGATTAGGACATCAAATTTCTTCTCTCTAGCATCATTCATAAGTTCTTGGAATTTAGGCCTATTGATATTTCCACCAGAGAAACCCTCATCCTCATACACATAAATATCTTTTATGTTCTCAAAATGTCTATTTGCATATTCTTTACACATTAAAATTTGATTCTCTATACTTTCTCCTTTGCCAGTAAATTTTGATTTACGGGAGTATATAGCTATTTTCATAATATCACTCCTGATTATTATATTTTTCTTCTAAGTTCTTTTACTATTCCTACAATCTTGACTTCTCCAGGGTGATTATATGTTCTTGGTGAATAATTAGGATTTATAGGCTTTAATTCAATTTTGCCTGTTGTTTTCTTTACTGTTTTTAGGGTAGCTTCAAATCCATTAACATAGCAAGCACAATCATCACCCGTCTCACAGTCAGGCTGCACTAAAATAATTACTGTATCTCCTTCTAAATATTTTGGATACATAGAATCTCCTTTAACTTTCAATGCTATATACTTTTTATTTCCCTTCATCCACTCTACTGGAATATCAACCTCGCCTTGAATATCTTCAATGGCTTCAAGTGGCATGCCAGCAGGTATAGATCCATATACAGGAATTGTTATGGAATTGTTATATTCATCTGACATTTCCCAACCTAACAGATGGGCAGGAAGAACCCCCAGTGCTTTAGCAAATTTTTTTACCATTTCGATATCCACATTTTTTATTTTACCTTTTTCGTATCTTTGAACTGTGCTTTCACTAAGGTCAACCAAATCACCTAATTGTTTTAAAGTTATTTCTTTATTAATTCTTGCTTTGTAGATTCTTTTTCCCAATTCTAAATTATATTCGCTCATATAGAACACCTCCATAATGCAATTATACCTATATCTGATGTGTTATGCAAGAAATATTATACAAATTATAAAAAAACTTGCACATAGTGCTTGACAATAATCGACCGTTAAATTATACTTAAATCACAACTTGTACAACATGCAAGTTTAAAGGAGGTGTTTGAATGAATATTGACAAGTTAAAAGGGAAGTTAGTTGAAAAAAAGAAAACTTATGAAGATTGTGCAAATGCATTAGATGTTAGTATTACAACATTTAGCAACAAAATGAATGGAAGAGGTAGCTTATACATTGAAGAAGTTAATATCTTATCCAACTTTCTTGATTTGACAAATACTGAAAAAATAGATATTTTTTTAGACTAAAACTTGTACAACACGCAAGAAAGGAGAGGAGTCAAGATGAGTATTAAAAAAAGGAAAAGGCGGGAACCAAGATTACTAAATTGTATCATCTTAAATCCAATCGAAGATACTGAAAGCCAAGAATTCTATGATGACTTAGTATTCGGAGCATTAGCAACAGCATTAAAAAAATGTTTGACTTCAAGTCAAATAAAGCAAATCATATCTCAAATTGAAGGGGCAGATTAAATGCTAAATCTAATATGTAGCCTAATAGCTAAAATAGTTTTTACTAGCATCAATGGAGTTGTACTCATACTTTTACTAGGTTTTATTTTTTACATCTATTTAGGACAAGCAGAGGACTTTAGAAAGATAGCAAAACAAATAATAAGAGAGGGGAGATAATCGTGGGTTTAGAAAAATTGGATTTTGTGAGAGTAGTTGGTTCTAATGACGAAACTAAAGAGTTTATTGGAGCAGAAGGAATTATCGTAAATACTTTTGGTGATTCTGGCCATCGACATGATGTGGTTTTCTTTAACATGAGTTTACAGAAAAAAGCTATGGACGGTGGAGGGTTACTTTGGAGAGATGAAGATTTAGAAAAATTGGAAGAGATGCTGTAATGGAAAGGTTTGTATTTACATTTAGGGCAGGACACCCACTTTGCCATTGTTATCAAACAGTGCATGCACCTAATAAATCTAAGGCTATTAAAAAAATGAAAGAAACTTATGGCAATTGTTTTGATTTCATACTTTCACAAGATGACTTCTTCACAAGAGAAAACCAGTTAGCTAGAGCAGGGGTGCCTTATAGAAAAGAATTATCACATATTTATTGCAGGGAGGAAGCGAGTTAAATGGATCTAACAATGAAATCACTAGTAGATGATGTAAAAATTGCTAGAAATAAATTAAACGAAATTTCAATAACAGAACCAGACCATATGGATAACGCAATATATAAGTTAAATGAGGCAGAGGAAAAGCTGAATAACTATATCAGAGAAAAGAAGCATAAAGAACAAATAGAAAAGACCTTCCAGCTACCAACTGAAAAAGGTCTTAGGTAAAAACACTCAACTAAATTATATCAAATAAGGGGGAATTAGCAAGTGAAATATAAAGCTGGAGACAAAGTGAGAATTGTATCAAAAAGAATGACAAATATGGCAGATAATGGGGCTATGGATAAGTATTTAGGGACTGTAATGACAATAGATAGAATCATGGGAAGGTCTTATTATATGAAAGAAGATAATAGGCGTTGGTCTTGGTCTGATGCAAATATACAAGGATTAGCTGAGCAGATGAATACTATGACTTTAGATGAATTTAAAAAGAGAGGTCTAAAAGAAGGAGATATTGCTTATTTTGAATGTTTTAATGATTGGGGAATGGTATCAGGAGAAAGGTCTTGCGAGAGTATTAACTCGAAATATTCAGGTTACGCATGGTCTAAAACATTTAGCATAATAGAAAGCGTTTCTAAAATAATATTTAAAGAAGATTGGTTAAGAGCAAACCATATTGAAATAATGAATTTTTTTAGAGGGTATGAAAATTATTCATCTTTTCCTATCATTCGAATAATCAATAAAAAAATGACCA containing:
- a CDS encoding recombinase family protein — encoded protein: MKIAIYSRKSKFTGKGESIENQILMCKEYANRHFENIKDIYVYEDEGFSGGNINRPKFQELMNDAREKKFDVLICYRLDRVSRDVADFSSTIEELNNYNIAFVSIKEQFDTSTPMGRAMMYIASVFSQLERETISERIKDNMLQLATTGRWLGGVPPLGFESEKVPYLDKDYKEKSLTKLKPISKEMDLVEFFYDKYLELGSIHQVRKFLIQNNYKTKNDAYFSTRVISDILRNPAYSKANEEISDYLEDRGISIAGKDRLNGQRGILIYNKINGKGMKNDKSEWIGAVAKHIGTINPDKWLEVQKQLDVNNMEITRTGTSTVALLGGILKCAHCGSAMNIMYGRKREDGTSPHYYVCNLKTASGMDKCNNPNVNGIDIDYTIIEKILELSQSKEIFLKKMKEINKDDENDNNRNIINKLENRKKELLNEIDILVNELPKNSIASNYILPQIENKDKELQKIKEEIIELEKSNEKTKKESDNVNFVVNNIVNFAKLANELDNEQKKCFIQTIVDKIYWNGEDELLGIQFFTNKDIKLSKYRSTSSRSSNQNHSIRLSQDIIKSFQIFITES
- a CDS encoding XRE family transcriptional regulator, with the translated sequence MSEYNLELGKRIYKARINKEITLKQLGDLVDLSESTVQRYEKGKIKNVDIEMVKKFAKALGVLPAHLLGWEMSDEYNNSITIPVYGSIPAGMPLEAIEDIQGEVDIPVEWMKGNKKYIALKVKGDSMYPKYLEGDTVIILVQPDCETGDDCACYVNGFEATLKTVKKTTGKIELKPINPNYSPRTYNHPGEVKIVGIVKELRRKI
- a CDS encoding DUF739 family protein, with the translated sequence MNIDKLKGKLVEKKKTYEDCANALDVSITTFSNKMNGRGSLYIEEVNILSNFLDLTNTEKIDIFLD
- a CDS encoding DUF5839 family protein, with the translated sequence MKYKAGDKVRIVSKRMTNMADNGAMDKYLGTVMTIDRIMGRSYYMKEDNRRWSWSDANIQGLAEQMNTMTLDEFKKRGLKEGDIAYFECFNDWGMVSGERSCESINSKYSGYAWSKTFSIIESVSKIIFKEDWLRANHIEIMNFFRGYENYSSFPIIRIINKKMTKYIHAVHFGSTKIYTWRVPKEFEYLDFRAGDIAEVDTVKGRQYVEVRETAEYEHDEKTKEIRKLVEVCDYERRFR